A genomic window from Emys orbicularis isolate rEmyOrb1 chromosome 8, rEmyOrb1.hap1, whole genome shotgun sequence includes:
- the EFCAB14 gene encoding EF-hand calcium-binding domain-containing protein 14, giving the protein MKKRKELNALIGLAGDGRRKKLPKKGSGHRLLRTEPPASDSESSSEGDEDEFGTPGTRSRFAKGEYLRCCKFCYPLCAFVILAACVVACVGLVWMQVALKEDLDALKEKFRTMESYQKTSFQEIPKLNEDLLDKQKHLEKIETGDMGLNKIWINITEINKQILFLTSAVNHLKANIKSASDLITLPVTVEELQKSVATIGSTLTSVAHNVEAMQAAIEEHKKTTERLQNDLNEYIKENGEKQVSSLSATVSPRISNRNQTENCKQDNQFLHAKVEEINASLVAYQKLNDLKLLSVDTAISNITQRVTWLENSVVAVYTLENRANLSTSAVGNTTTSPKVESQDQPENETATEKAQNAKKIENVDPQVSKLREKLQLINALTSKPENERSLEASIKGGKMQTATSKPTNLPKLLSRSLGGNMERNGHPRRLSIPGIATIKDLQDLFEKTDQGIGGKLSYEDLQTLVGLAIQEPQSYKEFDTDGDEKYSLPELRLALGV; this is encoded by the exons ATGAAGAAGCGCAAGGAGCTCAACGCGCTCATCGGCCTGGCCGGGGACGGCCGCAGGAAGAAGCTGCCCAAGAAGGGGTCGGGCCACCGGCTGCTGCGCACCGAGCCGCCCGCCTCCGACTCCGAGTCTAGCTCCGAGGGCGACGAGGACGAGTTCGGGACGCCGGGCACCCGCTCCCGCTTCGCCAA GGGAGAATACCTGCGATGCTGCAAGTTCTGTTATCCACTGTGTGCTTTTGTCATTCTGGCTGCTTGTGTGGTAGCTTGCGTTGGCTTAGTATGGATGCAGGTTGCCCTCAAGGAAGATCTGGATGCACTAAAGGAAAAATTTCGAACTA tgGAATCTTACCAAAAAACATCATTCCAAGAGATCCCCAAATTAAATGAAGATCTGCTTGATAAGCAAAAGCACCTTGAGAAAATAGAGACTGGAGACATGGGACTAAATAAAATTTGGATAAATATCACTGAGATCAATAAACAG ATATTGTTTTTGACATCAGCAGTAAATCACCTCAAAGCCAACATCAAGTCTGCTTCTGACTTGATTACTCTTCCTGTTACTGTAGAGGAACTTCAAAAG AGCGTAGCTACTATTGGTAGCACTCTAACCAGTGTTGCTCATAATGTTGAGGCTATGCAGGCGGCGATAGAAGAACACAAGAAAACCACAGAGAGGCTCCAAAATGATTTG AATGAATACAttaaagaaaatggagaaaaacaggTATCTTCACTTTCCGCCACTGTCAGTCCAAGAATTAGCAATAGAAATCAGACGGAGAATTGTAAACAG GATAACCAGTTCCTGCACGCCAAGGTAGAAGAGATAAATGCTTCCTTAGTGGCGTACCAAAAGCTCAATGATCTAAAGCTTCTAAGTGTGGATACAGCAATCAGTAATATAACTCAAAGGGTTACATGGCTAGAAAACTCTGTGGTTGCTGTGTATACGTTGGAAAACAGAGCGAATTTGTCCACTAGTGCG GTGGGTAATACAACTACCTCCCCAAAAGTGGAAAGTCAAGATCAACCAGAGAATGAAACtgctacagaaaaagcacagaatgCAAAG AAAATTGAAAATGTAGATCCTCAGGTATCAAAACTAAGAGAGAAGCTTCAGCTGATCAATGCTCTCACAAGCAAGCCAGAAAATGAAAGATCTCTTGAGGCATCAATAAAAG GTGGAAAAATGCAGACTGCTACATCAAAGCCTACAAATCTTCCAAAACTTTTATCAAGATCACTTGGAGGCAACATGGAGAGAAATGGACACCCAAGACGCTTGTCGATACCAGGAATTGCCACCATAAAAG ATCTTCAGGATTTGTTTGAAAAGACAGATCAAGGCATTGGTGGAAAGCTATCCTATGAAGATCTCCAAACTCTGGTTGGCTTGGCAATACAAGAGCCACAGAGCTATAAGGAATTTGATACAGACGGGGATGAAAAATACTCATTACCAGAACTGAGATTAGCTTTAGGTGTATAG